A region from the Nocardia terpenica genome encodes:
- a CDS encoding M50 family metallopeptidase codes for MGFAIGFVLFALGITVSVALHECGHMWAAQATGMKVRRYFIGFGPKVFSFRRGETEYGLKALPLGGFCDIAGMTALDEIDPKDLDRAMYRQATWKRLVVMFGGIAMNFFLGFLLIVLLAVAWGLPRLDQPPETQIYPTCVSAQKPDGTVADCTGEGPAQLAGMKRGDIVVAINGTPIHTWKDLASLTENQTGTVVYTVERNGQKLDLPVQPQRAVTYPKDPNTGRVSATPVMSSKVGVAPDFYDVQKYGLVAAIPAAGTFTGDMFGKTFQSLAQMPTKVVNLWHAVTGGKRDINTPVSVYGASRIGGETAAHGKWGAFVLVLASLNFFLGAFNVLPLLPLDGGHIAVVLFEKIRNTFRRRRGLQPGGPVDYMKLLPATYVVVVIGGAYMILTLVADIVNPIKIF; via the coding sequence ATGGGGTTCGCGATCGGGTTCGTGCTGTTCGCGCTCGGCATCACGGTCTCGGTGGCCCTGCACGAATGCGGCCACATGTGGGCCGCGCAGGCCACGGGAATGAAGGTGCGCCGCTATTTCATCGGCTTCGGCCCGAAGGTGTTCTCCTTCCGGCGCGGTGAGACCGAATACGGCCTCAAGGCCCTGCCACTGGGCGGATTCTGCGATATCGCGGGCATGACCGCCCTGGACGAGATCGATCCGAAGGATCTCGACCGCGCGATGTATCGGCAGGCGACCTGGAAGCGCCTGGTGGTCATGTTCGGCGGCATCGCGATGAACTTCTTCCTGGGATTCCTGCTCATCGTGCTGCTGGCGGTGGCCTGGGGCCTGCCGCGCCTGGACCAGCCGCCGGAAACGCAGATCTACCCGACCTGCGTCTCGGCCCAGAAGCCGGACGGAACCGTCGCGGACTGCACCGGGGAGGGCCCGGCGCAACTGGCGGGCATGAAGCGCGGCGATATCGTCGTCGCCATCAACGGCACCCCGATCCATACGTGGAAAGACCTGGCGTCGCTGACGGAGAACCAGACCGGCACGGTCGTCTACACCGTGGAGCGGAACGGCCAGAAGCTCGACCTCCCGGTGCAGCCGCAGCGTGCGGTGACCTATCCGAAGGACCCGAACACCGGACGGGTGTCGGCCACTCCGGTCATGTCCTCCAAGGTCGGTGTGGCCCCGGACTTCTACGACGTGCAGAAGTACGGCCTGGTCGCCGCGATCCCCGCCGCGGGCACCTTCACCGGTGACATGTTCGGCAAGACCTTCCAGTCGCTGGCGCAGATGCCCACCAAGGTAGTCAACCTGTGGCACGCCGTCACCGGCGGCAAGCGCGATATCAACACCCCCGTCAGCGTCTACGGCGCGAGCCGCATCGGCGGCGAGACCGCGGCCCACGGCAAATGGGGCGCGTTCGTTCTGGTCCTGGCGAGCCTGAACTTCTTCCTCGGCGCCTTCAATGTGCTCCCGCTGCTCCCCCTCGACGGCGGCCACATAGCGGTAGTCCTCTTCGAGAAGATCCGCAACACCTTCCGCCGCCGCCGCGGCCTGCAACCCGGCGGCCCGGTGGACTACATGAAACTGCTCCCCGCCACCTACGTCGTGGTGGTCATCGGCGGCGCCTACATGATCCTGACCCTGGTCGCCGACATCGTGAACCCGATCAAGATCTTCTAG
- a CDS encoding ESX secretion-associated protein EspG — protein sequence MHSWRFTGQEFEILWAAYGRDRLPYPLRFQTQTMDFDELKRQREDAVDGLLREYSPELIRAVEIALEPDARVEVKGFTGPEQTEVIRFHGAVRDGEGVALHQLPGHNEDTGADVLIYYGDSSHVAQRAAAALPQLGPGNRPPLEVRREQVAADRNRPIAVPGNAIEQLNRIFQRQRLGLGEIGVFAGAAVDARPTPGRGFWWMDYEDGRYYVKTGDPIVARPLDATRMAAEIHRLTMLTQRYHAEDREHDEYLRSR from the coding sequence GTGCATAGTTGGCGATTCACCGGGCAGGAATTCGAGATCCTCTGGGCCGCATACGGTAGGGACCGGCTGCCGTATCCGCTGCGATTCCAGACGCAGACAATGGATTTCGACGAGCTGAAGCGGCAGCGGGAGGATGCCGTGGACGGCTTACTCAGGGAGTACTCCCCCGAGCTGATCCGCGCCGTCGAGATTGCGCTGGAACCCGATGCGCGCGTGGAGGTGAAGGGCTTCACCGGCCCGGAGCAGACGGAGGTCATCCGATTCCACGGCGCGGTGCGCGACGGCGAGGGCGTTGCGCTGCACCAACTTCCGGGCCACAACGAGGACACCGGAGCCGATGTCCTGATCTACTACGGCGATTCGAGCCATGTCGCCCAGCGCGCGGCGGCGGCGCTGCCCCAGCTCGGCCCCGGCAACCGCCCGCCCCTCGAGGTCCGCCGCGAGCAGGTGGCGGCCGACCGGAATCGGCCGATCGCCGTCCCCGGCAACGCCATCGAGCAGCTGAATCGCATCTTCCAGCGGCAGCGCCTCGGCCTCGGCGAGATCGGCGTCTTCGCGGGCGCGGCCGTCGACGCCCGCCCTACCCCCGGCCGTGGCTTCTGGTGGATGGACTACGAGGACGGCCGCTACTACGTGAAGACCGGCGACCCGATCGTGGCCAGACCGCTGGACGCGACCCGCATGGCCGCCGAAATCCACCGCCTCACCATGCTCACCCAGCGCTACCATGCCGAAGACCGCGAGCACGACGAATACCTCCGGTCACGCTAA
- a CDS encoding LysR family substrate-binding domain-containing protein, with translation MTECALGALRVGYVPGVTVSKWARIWGERFPESPLELVAVPQAEQEAALREARVDMCFVRLPIDREGLHAIPLWHELPVVVIPKDHPISLFDEVSRADLADERMQDATDIDAMATTVELVAAVGGAAIMPHSLARLHHRRDLTYRTVTDAPDTRIALAWPIATESPAIEEFIGIVRGRTAHSSRGATEQKKRDTTAERKKTPDPHKKPSRQKTNPTRKTSNPRQRNTSRRRGR, from the coding sequence ATGACCGAATGTGCTCTGGGTGCGCTACGCGTCGGCTACGTGCCGGGCGTCACGGTATCGAAATGGGCCCGGATCTGGGGCGAGCGATTTCCCGAGAGCCCCCTGGAGCTGGTCGCCGTCCCGCAGGCCGAGCAGGAGGCGGCCCTGCGCGAGGCCCGCGTCGACATGTGCTTCGTGCGCCTGCCGATCGACCGCGAGGGCCTGCACGCCATCCCCCTCTGGCACGAACTCCCCGTCGTGGTGATCCCCAAGGACCATCCGATCTCCCTGTTCGACGAGGTGTCCCGGGCCGACCTGGCCGACGAGCGCATGCAGGACGCCACCGATATCGACGCCATGGCCACCACGGTCGAACTCGTCGCCGCGGTCGGCGGCGCGGCCATCATGCCGCACTCGCTGGCCCGCCTGCACCACCGCCGCGACCTCACCTACCGCACCGTCACCGACGCCCCCGACACCCGGATCGCCCTGGCCTGGCCGATCGCCACCGAATCCCCCGCCATCGAGGAGTTCATCGGCATAGTCCGAGGCCGCACCGCCCACAGCTCCCGCGGCGCCACCGAACAGAAAAAGCGCGACACCACCGCCGAGCGCAAGAAAACCCCCGACCCCCACAAAAAGCCGTCCCGCCAGAAAACCAACCCCACCCGCAAAACCTCGAACCCCCGCCAGCGCAACACCTCTCGCCGCCGCGGCCGCTAA
- a CDS encoding DoxX family protein, which translates to MSAVATAMDSQQEQPDTGPDRSGWNALTRIVFRFCFIYFGLVCLTDSQITGAFLGWVAERLPEDVLRLQDRLLAPVLKWVGHTVFGVEAVQSGSGSGDQAVTWVLVFSLLVVAVIATIGWTLLARRRTDHRRLAGWFLLFIRLCVGGQMLFYGLGKVIPIQMPEPLLATLLQPYGNMTPMSVLWNQVGSSPSYEILLGTAEALAGMMLFIPRTAILGAVLALIDMAMVFVLDMNFDVPVRIGSGHLMLMSLVLLAPEAKRLIEVLVFNRPSEPSTAPYPFHTRQSRRIAALVQIAIGLWMGAGQIHADWGYWQQYGPNRPKPPLYGIWMVQDFTRDGQLAPPLLTDENRWQRVVFDTPGIMQYQRMDGTLVPAQLEVDTRSHHLTLQTATAPVQMHPMAPQRQPESVGAFTFQQPAPDRLRLDGEFNGHQVTVTLHRFDENSFPQRSRGFHWIQEYGSF; encoded by the coding sequence GTGAGCGCGGTCGCCACGGCAATGGATTCGCAGCAGGAGCAACCGGACACCGGACCCGATCGATCGGGCTGGAATGCGTTGACCCGCATTGTGTTCCGGTTCTGCTTCATATATTTCGGGCTGGTGTGCCTGACGGATTCGCAGATCACGGGCGCCTTCCTGGGATGGGTGGCGGAGCGGCTGCCGGAGGATGTGCTGCGGTTGCAGGACCGGTTGCTCGCCCCCGTGCTGAAATGGGTGGGGCACACCGTTTTCGGCGTCGAGGCCGTGCAGAGCGGCAGCGGCAGCGGTGATCAGGCCGTCACCTGGGTACTGGTGTTCTCCCTGCTGGTGGTCGCCGTGATCGCAACGATCGGGTGGACCCTACTGGCCCGGCGGCGCACCGATCACCGTCGGCTCGCCGGGTGGTTTCTGCTGTTCATACGGCTCTGTGTGGGCGGGCAGATGCTGTTTTACGGTCTGGGGAAGGTGATTCCGATACAGATGCCCGAACCCTTGTTGGCGACACTGCTACAGCCCTACGGCAATATGACGCCGATGTCGGTGCTGTGGAACCAGGTCGGGTCCTCGCCGTCCTACGAAATCCTGCTGGGCACAGCGGAAGCGCTGGCCGGAATGATGCTGTTCATCCCGAGGACCGCGATCCTCGGTGCCGTGCTGGCCCTGATCGACATGGCGATGGTGTTCGTCCTCGACATGAACTTCGATGTGCCGGTACGAATCGGCTCCGGCCATCTCATGCTCATGAGCCTGGTGCTGCTGGCGCCGGAAGCGAAACGGTTGATCGAGGTCCTGGTTTTCAACCGACCGTCCGAACCCTCGACGGCGCCCTATCCATTCCACACGCGACAATCACGCCGTATCGCAGCACTGGTGCAGATCGCGATAGGTCTGTGGATGGGCGCGGGCCAGATACACGCCGATTGGGGCTATTGGCAGCAGTACGGCCCGAACCGACCCAAGCCCCCGCTCTACGGAATCTGGATGGTCCAGGACTTCACCCGCGACGGCCAGCTGGCACCACCCCTGCTGACCGATGAAAACCGCTGGCAGCGAGTAGTATTCGACACCCCCGGCATAATGCAGTACCAACGAATGGACGGCACCCTGGTGCCCGCCCAACTAGAAGTCGACACCCGGTCCCACCACCTGACCCTGCAAACCGCCACCGCCCCGGTACAAATGCATCCGATGGCACCCCAGCGACAGCCGGAATCGGTAGGCGCCTTCACCTTCCAACAACCGGCTCCCGATCGGTTGCGCCTGGACGGGGAGTTCAATGGCCATCAAGTCACCGTCACCCTCCACCGATTCGACGAAAACAGCTTCCCGCAACGTAGCCGCGGATTCCATTGGATTCAGGAGTACGGCAGCTTCTGA
- a CDS encoding DUF2631 domain-containing protein, which yields MAGTEVEPAKSTGVVTKVDPAEVPSAAWGWSGESRRAFRVAGWVVVVILLAMLFEGPQGSSAGTGNIGYLFLIGFAIALAGILIRDSWLQGKPR from the coding sequence GTGGCCGGCACGGAAGTGGAACCCGCCAAGAGCACCGGTGTCGTCACCAAGGTCGACCCTGCCGAGGTTCCGTCCGCCGCGTGGGGCTGGAGCGGTGAGTCGCGGCGCGCCTTCCGCGTCGCCGGATGGGTGGTCGTGGTCATCCTGCTGGCCATGCTCTTCGAGGGTCCCCAGGGCAGCTCCGCGGGCACCGGCAATATCGGCTACCTGTTCCTCATCGGCTTCGCCATCGCCCTCGCGGGCATCCTCATCCGCGACTCGTGGTTGCAGGGTAAGCCGCGGTAG
- the dxr gene encoding 1-deoxy-D-xylulose-5-phosphate reductoisomerase — MSDIVRVLLLGSTGSIGTQALEVIAANPDRFQVVGLAARGGNTALLAEQIRATGTGNVAVADPAAAAKLGVALAGPRAVTELVRRTDADVVLNALVGSLGLEPTLATLESGRRLALANKESLVAGGSLVTRAAAPGQIVPVDSEHSAMAQCLRGGRASEVDRLVLTASGGPFRGWTTRMLESVNPAEAKAHPTWSMGLMNTLNSATLVNKGLELIEAHMLFGVPYDRIDVSVHPQSIVHSMVTFADGSTIAQASPPDMRLPIALALGWPDRVPGVLAPLDFSTAFSWEFEPVDNAVFPAVELARRAGQAGGSVTACYNAANEIAVDAFLDGRIGFPDIVRTVGRVVESADQWRTEPATLDEVLAADAWARERARSLVSN; from the coding sequence GTGTCCGACATCGTGAGAGTCCTGCTGCTGGGCAGCACCGGTTCCATTGGCACGCAGGCACTGGAGGTGATCGCGGCCAACCCGGATCGCTTCCAGGTGGTCGGACTGGCCGCGCGCGGCGGCAATACCGCGCTGCTGGCCGAGCAGATCCGGGCCACCGGGACCGGCAACGTCGCGGTCGCCGATCCCGCCGCGGCCGCGAAACTCGGTGTGGCGCTGGCGGGTCCGCGGGCGGTGACCGAACTGGTCCGCCGCACCGACGCGGACGTGGTGCTCAACGCGCTGGTCGGCTCGCTCGGCCTGGAACCCACGCTGGCCACCCTGGAGTCGGGCCGCCGCCTCGCGCTGGCGAACAAGGAGTCGCTGGTCGCGGGCGGATCGCTGGTCACCCGCGCGGCCGCGCCCGGCCAGATCGTCCCGGTCGACTCGGAGCATTCCGCCATGGCCCAGTGCCTGCGCGGCGGCCGCGCGAGCGAGGTGGACCGCCTGGTGCTCACCGCGTCGGGCGGCCCGTTCCGCGGCTGGACCACGCGGATGCTGGAATCGGTGAATCCGGCCGAGGCCAAGGCGCATCCGACCTGGTCCATGGGCCTGATGAACACGCTGAACTCGGCGACGCTGGTGAACAAGGGCCTCGAGCTCATCGAGGCGCACATGCTGTTCGGCGTCCCCTACGACCGCATCGATGTCTCGGTGCACCCGCAGTCGATCGTGCACTCGATGGTCACCTTCGCCGACGGCTCGACCATCGCCCAGGCCAGCCCGCCCGATATGCGCCTGCCCATCGCCCTGGCCCTGGGCTGGCCCGACCGCGTCCCCGGCGTGCTCGCCCCCCTCGATTTCTCCACCGCGTTCTCCTGGGAATTCGAACCGGTCGACAACGCGGTGTTCCCGGCGGTCGAGCTGGCCCGGCGGGCGGGACAGGCCGGGGGCAGCGTCACGGCCTGTTACAACGCGGCCAACGAGATCGCGGTCGACGCGTTCCTCGACGGGCGGATCGGTTTCCCCGATATCGTGCGGACGGTGGGGCGTGTGGTCGAGTCGGCCGACCAGTGGCGGACCGAACCCGCTACCTTGGACGAGGTGCTCGCGGCGGATGCGTGGGCGCGAGAGCGTGCGCGCTCGCTGGTGAGCAACTGA
- a CDS encoding DUF3558 domain-containing protein produces the protein MGVRGAALAVGAVLVLGGCGKSTEGSATGTSSAPATSAAATTTEGAANLWDPCALSDSVLTETGLDPATKQAGVFGKQFPGSKSCAWTSNTKWYDLTIYSIGRTLQEIRNRPDMVGFTPTTVGPHEAVQFFEDDDTKHLNCFIAVGLQQGSVTFETQTNYSVGKQGDPCVEVRRHADDLSKYLPES, from the coding sequence ATGGGAGTGCGGGGGGCTGCTCTGGCGGTGGGGGCTGTGTTGGTGTTGGGGGGGTGTGGGAAGAGCACCGAGGGGTCGGCTACGGGGACTAGTAGCGCTCCCGCAACGTCGGCTGCGGCTACGACGACCGAGGGTGCCGCCAACTTGTGGGACCCGTGCGCATTGTCGGACTCGGTGTTGACCGAGACCGGGCTGGATCCGGCGACGAAGCAGGCAGGGGTGTTCGGGAAGCAGTTCCCTGGGTCGAAGTCGTGCGCGTGGACCTCGAATACGAAGTGGTACGACCTGACTATCTATTCCATCGGCAGGACTTTGCAGGAGATCCGGAATCGCCCGGACATGGTGGGTTTCACTCCGACAACCGTTGGGCCCCACGAAGCGGTTCAGTTCTTCGAGGACGACGACACCAAGCACCTCAACTGCTTCATTGCTGTTGGGCTGCAACAAGGCAGCGTCACATTCGAAACGCAAACGAACTATTCGGTTGGCAAGCAGGGAGATCCGTGCGTGGAGGTCCGCCGCCACGCTGACGACCTGAGCAAGTATCTACCTGAAAGCTGA
- a CDS encoding penicillin-binding transpeptidase domain-containing protein: protein MIVAVALGASGCGAHPQGPLPAADEFVAAFARHDAQAAARLTTQPEKAAAALNSAWDKLQAEQLAAHTGTARVTGDTATVEYTYQWRLPKNRVWTYGGQLQMGRSEGRWQVRWASSDIHPKLGDTQFMELRANPAPRARVNERSGSDVLIPGVVHRISFTFHAAPDPGYVADALATALGPFDDKLTADSILDGARQANGAYTVAVLSDQDYGQIGDDLLGLPGVVTEKEWDLVPTDRGFAPDLLTQVRKTVIAEVDGKAGWSVVTVNANGVDTDVLKEVAPQPAPSFSLSIDRTVQNAAQHAVDARPEQAVMVVLQPSTGAVLAVAQNRAADADGPVATSGLYPPGSTFKTVTAAAVLSAKLATPDTLVPCPSRIVIGQRTIPNYNLFTIGDAPMIDAYARSCNTAFAKLASQLAPDALTRAAAELGVGPDYAVAGLPTVSGSVPPADEQVLRTEDGIGQGKVVVSPFGMALVAATVAHGSVPTPYLISGHETVVHGDRPALAPDVVAQLRLMMRKVVTAGTADRIADQGEVFGKTGEAEVDGGSHSWFIGYRGDMAFATLLVRGGSSDNAVATTRDMLASLPPGPA from the coding sequence GTGATCGTCGCCGTAGCGCTCGGTGCGAGTGGCTGCGGAGCCCACCCGCAAGGCCCCCTTCCTGCCGCGGACGAGTTCGTCGCGGCGTTCGCGCGGCACGATGCGCAGGCCGCGGCGCGGCTCACCACGCAGCCCGAAAAGGCCGCTGCCGCATTGAATTCGGCGTGGGACAAGCTACAGGCCGAGCAGCTGGCCGCGCATACCGGCACGGCGCGGGTCACCGGGGACACCGCGACCGTCGAGTACACCTATCAGTGGCGGCTGCCGAAGAATCGGGTGTGGACCTACGGCGGGCAGTTGCAGATGGGGCGCAGCGAGGGGCGCTGGCAGGTGCGCTGGGCGTCCTCGGACATCCACCCCAAGCTGGGCGATACCCAGTTCATGGAGCTGCGCGCCAATCCGGCCCCGCGCGCCCGCGTCAACGAGCGCTCCGGCAGCGATGTGCTGATTCCCGGTGTGGTGCACCGGATTTCGTTCACCTTCCACGCGGCTCCCGATCCGGGCTACGTCGCCGACGCGCTCGCCACCGCGCTGGGACCCTTCGACGACAAGCTGACCGCGGACTCGATCCTGGACGGCGCGCGCCAGGCGAACGGCGCGTATACCGTTGCGGTGCTGTCGGATCAGGACTACGGGCAGATCGGCGACGACCTGCTCGGCCTGCCGGGCGTGGTGACCGAGAAGGAATGGGACCTGGTGCCCACCGACCGCGGTTTCGCCCCGGATCTGCTGACCCAGGTGCGCAAGACCGTCATCGCCGAGGTGGACGGCAAGGCCGGGTGGAGCGTGGTCACGGTCAATGCCAACGGCGTCGACACCGATGTGCTGAAAGAGGTTGCCCCGCAACCGGCTCCGTCGTTCTCGCTGAGCATCGACCGCACCGTGCAGAACGCCGCGCAGCATGCCGTCGACGCCCGGCCGGAGCAGGCCGTGATGGTGGTGCTGCAACCGTCCACGGGCGCGGTGCTGGCGGTCGCGCAGAACCGGGCCGCCGACGCCGACGGTCCGGTGGCGACCTCCGGGCTGTATCCGCCGGGCTCGACGTTCAAGACGGTGACCGCGGCGGCGGTGCTGTCGGCCAAGCTGGCGACGCCGGACACCCTGGTCCCGTGCCCGAGCCGAATCGTCATCGGCCAGCGCACGATTCCGAATTACAACCTCTTCACGATCGGCGACGCGCCGATGATCGACGCCTACGCCCGGTCCTGCAACACCGCGTTCGCGAAGCTGGCCAGTCAGCTCGCTCCCGACGCGCTCACCCGAGCCGCCGCGGAACTGGGTGTGGGACCGGACTATGCGGTCGCCGGGCTGCCGACGGTGTCGGGGTCGGTGCCGCCCGCCGACGAACAGGTGCTGCGCACCGAGGACGGCATCGGGCAGGGCAAGGTGGTGGTGAGCCCGTTCGGCATGGCGCTGGTGGCCGCGACCGTGGCGCACGGCTCGGTGCCCACGCCCTACCTGATCTCCGGGCACGAGACGGTCGTGCACGGCGACCGCCCGGCGCTCGCGCCCGACGTGGTCGCCCAGCTGCGCCTGATGATGCGCAAGGTGGTGACCGCCGGGACGGCCGATCGGATCGCCGACCAGGGCGAGGTGTTCGGGAAGACGGGGGAGGCCGAGGTGGACGGCGGCTCGCACTCCTGGTTCATCGGCTACCGCGGCGATATGGCCTTCGCGACGCTGCTGGTGCGCGGCGGCAGCTCCGACAACGCCGTGGCGACGACCCGCGACATGCTGGCGTCCTTGCCGCCGGGCCCGGCGTGA
- a CDS encoding endonuclease V, producing MTPELPTDPDAAVALQDRLRTLVETSNPATPNFRTVAGLDSAYDDDGNVVAAVVVLDAATLEPIDTATARGRVTFPYVPGLLAFRELPTTIAALEKLGTTPDLLVCDGQGVAHPRRFGLACHLGVLTGVPTIGVAKTVWGDYAEPARERGGVGDITIDGEVVGQAVRTQDGIKPVFVSVGHRIDLATACTEVLALTPKYRQPETTRQADHLCRTLLRHT from the coding sequence ATGACGCCCGAGCTCCCCACCGACCCGGACGCGGCGGTGGCGCTCCAGGATCGGCTGCGCACGCTGGTGGAGACGAGCAATCCGGCAACGCCGAACTTCCGAACCGTCGCCGGTCTCGACTCCGCCTATGACGATGACGGCAATGTGGTTGCGGCGGTGGTGGTCCTGGATGCGGCGACGCTGGAACCGATCGATACCGCGACGGCGCGCGGACGGGTCACCTTCCCGTATGTGCCGGGCCTGCTCGCATTCCGAGAGCTGCCGACGACCATCGCGGCGCTCGAAAAGCTCGGCACCACACCGGATTTGCTGGTGTGCGACGGGCAGGGGGTCGCGCATCCGCGACGATTCGGGCTGGCCTGTCATCTGGGAGTGCTGACGGGAGTCCCGACTATCGGTGTGGCCAAGACGGTTTGGGGAGACTACGCCGAACCTGCCCGAGAGCGTGGCGGAGTAGGCGACATCACGATCGATGGCGAGGTCGTCGGGCAGGCGGTACGAACCCAGGACGGAATCAAGCCCGTCTTCGTCTCGGTGGGCCACCGCATCGACCTGGCCACCGCCTGCACCGAAGTCCTGGCCCTGACCCCGAAGTACCGCCAGCCCGAAACCACCCGCCAGGCCGACCACCTCTGCCGAACGCTGTTGCGGCACACCTAG
- the ispG gene encoding flavodoxin-dependent (E)-4-hydroxy-3-methylbut-2-enyl-diphosphate synthase: MPSAPAAVLAPRRKTRQLLVGNVGVGSDHPISVQSMTTTKTHDVNSTLQQIAELTASGCDIVRVACPRQEDADALATIARKSQIPVIADIHFQPRYIFAAIEAGCAAVRVNPGNIKEFDGRVKEVAKAAGDAGIPIRIGVNAGSLDKRMMEKYGKATPEALVESALWEASLFEEHGFGDIKISVKHNDPVVMVEAYRQLAARCDYPLHLGVTEAGPAFQGTIKSAVAFGALLSEGIGDTIRVSLSAPPAEEIKVGSQILQSLNLRPRKLEIVSCPSCGRAQVDVYTLANEVTAGLEGMEVPLRVAVMGCVVNGPGEAREADLGVASGNGKGQIFVKGEVIKTVPEHKIVETLIEEAMRIAEEMGEGAGGGEPVVTVG; this comes from the coding sequence ATGCCGTCCGCACCGGCGGCCGTCCTCGCGCCCCGCCGTAAGACGCGACAGCTCTTGGTAGGGAACGTGGGGGTGGGTAGTGACCACCCTATTTCGGTGCAGTCCATGACCACCACCAAGACCCATGACGTGAACTCGACGCTGCAGCAGATCGCGGAGTTGACCGCGTCCGGCTGTGACATCGTGCGGGTGGCGTGCCCACGCCAGGAGGATGCCGACGCGCTGGCGACGATCGCCAGGAAGTCGCAGATCCCGGTGATCGCCGATATCCACTTCCAGCCTCGCTACATCTTCGCCGCGATCGAGGCGGGGTGTGCGGCGGTGCGGGTGAACCCGGGCAACATCAAGGAATTCGACGGCCGGGTCAAGGAGGTCGCCAAGGCGGCCGGTGACGCGGGCATCCCGATCCGCATCGGCGTGAACGCGGGCTCGCTCGACAAGCGGATGATGGAGAAGTACGGCAAGGCCACCCCCGAGGCGCTGGTGGAGTCGGCGCTGTGGGAGGCGAGCCTGTTCGAGGAGCACGGCTTCGGCGACATCAAGATCTCGGTGAAGCACAACGATCCGGTGGTCATGGTGGAGGCGTACCGGCAGCTGGCCGCGCGCTGCGACTACCCGCTGCACCTGGGTGTGACCGAGGCCGGTCCCGCGTTCCAGGGCACCATCAAGTCCGCGGTGGCCTTCGGGGCGCTGCTCAGCGAGGGCATCGGCGACACCATCCGGGTCTCGCTGTCGGCGCCGCCGGCGGAGGAGATCAAGGTCGGCAGCCAGATCCTGCAGTCGCTGAATCTGCGTCCGCGCAAGCTCGAGATCGTGTCCTGTCCGTCCTGCGGCCGGGCCCAGGTCGACGTGTACACCCTGGCCAACGAGGTGACCGCCGGTCTGGAGGGCATGGAGGTCCCGCTGCGGGTCGCGGTGATGGGGTGCGTCGTCAACGGTCCGGGCGAGGCGCGGGAGGCCGATCTGGGGGTGGCCTCCGGCAACGGCAAGGGCCAGATCTTCGTGAAGGGCGAGGTCATCAAGACCGTGCCCGAGCACAAGATCGTGGAGACGCTCATCGAGGAGGCCATGCGTATCGCCGAGGAGATGGGCGAGGGCGCCGGCGGGGGCGAGCCGGTCGTCACGGTCGGGTAG
- a CDS encoding GNAT family N-acetyltransferase, which yields MRSVLEPARRTRISGARQLADRDLDQVLRVLDADPVASCMVAARLQEYGLDARGGHGELWSRGGPAESLCFSGANLVPLRGGPTDLRAFAERAVRWPRVCSSVVGRQELTLPLWEMLVDQWGPARDLRADQPLLALDGSPRAVPDRRVRRVRPDELDRYLVAAVAMFTEEIGVDPRAGDGGRSYRRRVASLIQSGRAWARFEDGHVVYKAEVGAMSRRTGQIQGVWVHPDWRGRGVGTAGTAAVADTVVCSGRTASLYVNCYNAAARRAYAKVGFHQIATFATVLVD from the coding sequence GTGCGGAGTGTGCTGGAGCCGGCTCGCCGGACGAGAATCTCCGGGGCGCGCCAGCTCGCCGATCGCGATCTGGATCAGGTGCTGCGCGTGCTGGACGCCGACCCGGTGGCGAGTTGCATGGTCGCCGCGCGTCTGCAGGAGTACGGTCTGGACGCCCGAGGCGGGCACGGCGAGCTGTGGAGCCGCGGTGGTCCCGCCGAATCGCTGTGTTTCTCCGGGGCGAATCTCGTTCCGCTGCGCGGTGGTCCCACCGATCTGCGGGCCTTCGCCGAGCGCGCGGTGCGCTGGCCGCGGGTGTGCTCGTCGGTGGTGGGCCGCCAGGAACTGACCCTGCCGCTGTGGGAGATGCTGGTCGACCAGTGGGGGCCCGCGCGGGATTTGCGGGCCGACCAGCCGCTGCTGGCGCTGGACGGGTCGCCGCGCGCGGTGCCGGATCGGCGGGTGCGCCGGGTCCGTCCCGACGAGCTGGATCGCTACCTGGTGGCCGCGGTCGCCATGTTCACCGAGGAGATCGGCGTCGATCCGCGCGCGGGCGACGGCGGGCGCAGCTATCGGCGGCGGGTGGCGAGCCTGATCCAATCCGGCCGCGCCTGGGCGCGTTTCGAGGACGGTCACGTCGTGTACAAGGCCGAGGTGGGCGCGATGTCGCGGCGCACCGGCCAGATCCAGGGCGTGTGGGTGCACCCGGACTGGCGCGGCCGCGGCGTCGGCACCGCGGGCACCGCGGCGGTGGCCGATACCGTGGTCTGCTCCGGCCGCACCGCGAGCCTGTACGTGAACTGCTACAACGCCGCCGCCCGCCGCGCCTACGCCAAGGTCGGCTTCCACCAGATCGCCACGTTCGCCACGGTTTTGGTGGACTGA